One Candidatus Dadabacteria bacterium DNA window includes the following coding sequences:
- a CDS encoding HPr family phosphocarrier protein, with protein sequence MSQKPLVRNFVIRNRLGLHARAAAVLVALTSRFSSSIMIRKDSFEIDGKSILGVLSLAAICGTEVAITIEGEDSELAMEEVSRLIESGFGEGIDPEN encoded by the coding sequence TTGTCGCAGAAACCGCTTGTAAGAAACTTCGTAATAAGAAACCGTTTGGGTCTTCACGCCAGAGCGGCCGCGGTTCTGGTCGCCCTGACCAGCAGATTCAGTTCCAGTATAATGATAAGGAAAGACAGTTTCGAGATAGACGGAAAAAGCATACTGGGTGTTTTGTCCCTTGCGGCCATTTGTGGCACTGAAGTTGCCATTACGATAGAGGGGGAGGACTCGGAGCTTGCGATGGAGGAAGTCTCCCGTCTGATTGAAAGCGGCTTCGGAGAAGGAATCGATCCGGAAAACTGA
- the hisD gene encoding histidinol dehydrogenase, with protein sequence MKIIRINSKNLERRSREIEKSASHFDPELVSQTEKIVEDVREQGDSALFRYAKKFDGPYVTAKNVKVTDREFEEAKAAVAPGIARDLKKAASRIRSYQKKKLPKAGAYKDALGNELGWLIRPIEKVGVYVPGGKASYPSTVLMTAIPARVAGAIEISVVTPCSGKRVRPEILVACEIAGVSNVYKIGGAHAIAAMAFGTRSIPKVDKVVGPGNIYVTIAKKLVYGFCDIDMLAGPTEVLIIADGSCPPGWVAADLLAQAEHDEMSIPILATTSYDYAKEVKKEVLSQLRELEREQIAGAAVSSNGRIYVTENMEQAVALSNAVAPEHLELCVRSPKSLLKGIKHAGAIFLGSLSTEPFGDYVSGPSHVLPTGGAARFSSPLSVYDFLRMPSTISMSKKGFSSLGATVMNLAHAEGLSGHAFSVKRRIEDS encoded by the coding sequence ATGAAGATTATAAGGATAAATTCAAAAAATCTGGAAAGAAGGTCAAGAGAAATAGAGAAATCGGCCTCACATTTCGATCCGGAGCTTGTTTCGCAGACAGAAAAGATTGTAGAGGACGTCAGAGAGCAGGGAGACTCGGCGCTTTTTCGCTACGCGAAGAAATTTGACGGGCCTTACGTAACTGCGAAAAACGTAAAGGTCACCGATCGCGAATTTGAAGAGGCTAAAGCAGCCGTCGCACCGGGTATTGCGAGGGACCTTAAGAAGGCCGCTTCACGGATTCGCTCCTACCAGAAGAAGAAGCTTCCGAAGGCCGGAGCCTACAAGGATGCGCTCGGAAACGAACTTGGCTGGCTGATAAGACCAATTGAGAAGGTGGGAGTGTATGTTCCGGGAGGCAAGGCTTCGTACCCTTCAACCGTTCTCATGACCGCCATACCGGCGCGGGTTGCCGGGGCAATCGAGATAAGCGTTGTCACACCATGTTCCGGGAAACGGGTGCGCCCCGAGATTCTTGTGGCGTGCGAAATTGCCGGGGTGAGCAACGTCTACAAAATAGGCGGGGCCCACGCCATAGCGGCAATGGCCTTTGGAACCAGAAGCATACCGAAAGTGGACAAGGTAGTAGGTCCGGGGAACATCTATGTTACGATAGCCAAGAAGCTGGTTTATGGTTTCTGCGACATTGACATGCTGGCAGGGCCGACCGAGGTTCTGATTATAGCCGACGGTTCGTGTCCGCCGGGATGGGTTGCCGCGGACCTGCTTGCTCAGGCCGAGCATGACGAAATGTCAATCCCGATTCTCGCGACCACCAGCTATGATTACGCCAAAGAGGTGAAAAAGGAAGTGCTCTCGCAGCTAAGGGAGCTTGAAAGAGAGCAAATCGCGGGCGCCGCGGTCTCAAGCAACGGAAGAATCTACGTAACCGAGAACATGGAGCAGGCAGTAGCGCTTTCAAACGCGGTTGCTCCCGAGCACCTTGAGCTCTGCGTGCGTTCCCCCAAATCTCTTCTAAAAGGCATAAAACACGCGGGAGCAATATTTCTGGGATCTCTCTCGACCGAGCCTTTCGGCGATTACGTCTCGGGTCCGAGTCACGTTCTTCCGACGGGAGGAGCGGCGAGGTTTTCTTCTCCTCTCAGCGTTTATGATTTCCTGAGGATGCCGAGCACCATATCGATGTCGAAAAAAGGCTTTTCGTCTCTCGGCGCGACCGTTATGAATCTTGCCCACGCCGAGGGGCTTTCGGGTCACGCGTTTTCGGTAAAAAGACGGATTGAGGATTCCTGA